The nucleotide sequence ATTATTACCCTGGAGACAAAATCAATATTTCCTATATCCGGGACAACAAACCTAAGACGGCCAACCTCACACTTGAGAACCTGGAAGGTGGCACTGGAATCATCAAAAGAGCGTTCTATTCTTCCGCCCTTCTAGGAGCCAGACTGGAAGCCGTTAACACTGTTGAAAAAGATAAGATGCAAATAGAATATGGGATAAAAATCACTTCTCTATCCCGAGGATATTTAAACGAACTAGGTCTTGGAAATGGATTTATTCTCACCAAAATAAATGGCGAACCTGCCAAGGATCCAGAGGAAATAGGTCAATTCCTAGAAGACTATAGTGGAAGATTGGTCCTTGAAGGACTCACCCCAAATGGACGGGCATTTAGGCAATCTTATAGTGTACGTTAAAACTATTATTTAGAGTAAAATTAAATTATAAGCACCGATTATTTTTCGGTGCTTTTTTCATGGAATTTTGTATTTTTAGAAAAACGACATACAAATATGAAGACCCAGCCAATAACCTGCGAAAAATACTTTGAAGACTTTTCCAGCTCACTAGCAGAACTGCAAGAAGTAATTGAAGAAATCAAAATCAGAGGTATCAATCGCAAATCAGAACAACATCTTCATCGCTCCTTTGAACTTACCCATGAGCTTGCCCTTAACACCATGACTGAATATTTCAAGGATCAGGGTCGTCCTCCTTATTCTGGATCAAGAGATGTAACCTTGGACGCATTTGATGAAGAATTGATTGATGATGGCAAAGGTTGGCTGGACATGATCATCTGCCGGATTAAAGCGACTTCACTGTACACTGAAGATATTGACAAGGCATTGACACAAAATATAATAAAAAGCTACATTCAACTATTTGAAAATTTTGAAAAGCACATGAAAAGCATTCTTACATAAGGGACGAATTTCGAAAACACAGAATTTTTTCACTCATCAACTGTAGCACTTCTATTCAAACCTACGTCTATGGCATATAAAGCATTTTTAACAAAAATGAATTGGCCATGAATCTATCTCTACAACCTCATCGCTTTTTGACTTCATGCTTATGCACACTGATCGCAGCGCTCTGCCTTACAGCCTGTCAGGACCAGGTAGAAAGTACCTACACCTACGAAACCAAATACCCAGTAGCTCTCAAGACCTCGACCTTTCGTGCAATGGACGTAGGACAAACAGATCCTCGCAACATCAATAATACCGGTAAGATTTACATCTTTGGTGACTACCTTTTCGTCAGCGAACCAGATGAAGGGATACACGTCATAGATAATACCGACCCTACAGCTCCAAGAAACCTTTGTTTTATCGAGATCCCGGGAACCGGAGACCTTGCCATAAATGACAATATCCTTTACGCTGACAGCTATATTGATCTTTTATCCTTTGATGTCAGTAATCCCTTTAATATAAAACTACTGGACAGGGAAGAAGATGTTTTCAGGAACCATTACAGTGCTATTGAGACAGGGGAATTCACCATTTGGAAAGACACAGTACTTACCTCTGACCAACCTTTTAGACCTTGGAACGGCCCTATCTTATTAGAATCCGACATGTTGGCTTTTGCCAATGGTGATGGTGGAAATTATGGCCAAGGAGGCTCTATGGCAAGATTCACATTAGCCAACAACCACCTCTATGCGGTGGATGAGTCTGATTTAAGATTATTTGATATTAGCGAAAAAGAAGACCCAGAATTTGTAAAGCAAATAAATTTAGGCTGGGGAATTGAAACCATTTATCCATTTAAAGATAAATTATTCATTGGCTCAACCACAGGTATGCACATCTACGACATATCCTCGCCTGCCTCTCCAGAACAATTATCTGTTTACGCCCACTTGACCAGCTGTGATCCTGTAGTAGCTAATGATGAATACGCTTTCGTTACCTTAAGAAGTGGGAATTTCTGTCAACAAGGAATGAATGTACTGGAAGTCTTGGATATCACCGATCCTACCCAACCTGATCTATTGAAATCATATCCTATGCAAAACCCGCATGGACTTGGACTATCTGGCGAAAACCTTTTTGTATGTGAAGGAGAATATGGCTTAAAAAGCTTCAAGATAAATGATGTCCTAAACATAGACGAAAACCAAATGGAACATCTAAAAGGACTCAATGCCATTGACCTAATCCCTGGCCCCAAATCACTTATTGTCATAGGAAACAAGGTAATTTGTCAATTTGACTACAGTACCCCTAACCAATTGGTTAAATTAAGTTGTATGGAAATAAAAAGACAAGAATATTACTAAAGCATACTCAATGACATTTAGCCACAAATCATTTAGTTGGATTATTTTAACTCTGGTGATAAATCTTTTTTCAGAAGGGAGTGCCTTGGCTCAGGGACTCCCTTTCACCAATCATACTGAAATAGGCATCTTACAAAACAATCAAGCTTTGACCAATACTACTTTTTCCTTTCAGACCTTCAATGGAGTAAAAGCCAATGATTGGCTAAGTATAGGTTTCACCACTGGTTTGGACAATTATTACAAAACCTTAATAGTGCCTTTTGCATTAGGGGCTAGGGCTGTGCCACGGTCAGAGGGAAAAATTTCATTTTTAGGTGGTTTGGACCTTGGGGCAGGGACAGTCCCATTCGAAAAAAACAGCCGCACCAATTGGACAGACGGTGGATTTATGCTAAACCCCATTGCAGGCATGCTGGTAAAAACCAAAGGCAAAGGTCAAATTAGCTTAAGCCTGGGATATAAAAGACAAGTCATTACTGAAACAGAAGGAACTTTGGACCCTGGAAGCCCCGGCGGCCCTGAAGGCCTTCCTCCCGGTTACAGGTCCATATACAAACAAACATTTATCTATAACCGAGCATCCATCCGGTTGGGAGTATTTTTCTGATAAGTTGTTAGATAAAAACCATAGATGTATTTTTGGGCTTGATTTTCTAAGGGCACAAGCCTGAATTCAAGATTAACCAATAATAATTCTTAGGGTTATAACACATGTCAAGATCAAACTCAGCTCTTATTTTTATCCTTTTGCTAGCTTTTGCCTGTTCTCCAAAAACAAGTAAAAATGAAAGTCCTTCCCTGAAAGAAATCCAACTGGATCATGCTGTCGGTTTCAAAATATTTCAAGGTGAAGGATTCAAACTCATCGAAGTCCCACATGCTTTCCCCGGTGAACATAAACCATTCAGCTATTTGGTAAAAGAAGCAAAAGACATTCAAATTCCAGATAAGCAATTCGATGCTGTCATCGATGCCGATGTTCAAAAAATCATCCTCACCTCTACCACCCAAATCCCTCATTTGGACAGACTGGGGATAAGTGATAAACTTATAGCTTTCCCTAATTTGGACTTAATTTCATCAAAAAAAATCAGGCAGCATATTGCCAAAGAACAAGTTCAGGAACTGGGGGGAGGAGCAAAATTCAACATTGAAAAAATAATAGATCTCCAGCCGGACCTGGTAGTTATTTCTACCCTTGGAGACAATATGAAAGACCTTCAGTTGCTTAGCAAAGCACATATTCCCAATGTTATTAATGGAGATTATCTCGAACAACATCCGCTTGGCAGGGCTGAATGGATAAAGTTTACTGGTGCACTGACCGGGCAACTGGAAAAAGCCACAGAACTGTACAATGAAGTAAAAAGCACCTACGAAAATCTAAAAAAAAGCATCGAGATGGCAGACCTTGACTCCATCCCGAGCGTCTTAAGCGGTAATATGTACAAGGATATCTGGTATGCACCCTCAGGAAATAATTGGGGAGCAATTTTCCTTAAAGATGCGGGCAGTGAATATATTTTCAAAGAGGATTTGAGTTCAGGCAGCCTCCAACTCAGTTATGAGTATGTTTTGGACAAAGGGATCAATGCAGACGTATGGATCAGCACTGCAGAATTTACAGATCTTGAGAGCATGGAAAATGCTGACCATCGCTACACCCAGTTCAATGCTTTTCAAAAAGGACAGGTATATACATTTTCTCTAACCAGAGGTCCGACTGGTGGGTTGGAATATTTTGAATTGGGGTATTCCAGGCCGGATATCATCTTAAAGGATTTGATAAAAATCTTTCACCCTGAGCAATTACCTGGCTACAAGCCTTATTTTTACCAGAAACTAAACTAGTCTCCAAAACTTGCAATCAGCAAACAAACATACCAGATTATTACTGTTCTCGGGATCAATTCTGGTGGTATGCCTATTCCTCGTCAATATTGCTGTTGGTTCTGTCCATATTCCAATAGAAGAATTGCTGGGAGGACTATTAGGAAACCCAATGAGTAAACTTAGTTGGGCCACCATACTTTTTGAATATAGGATCCCAAAAGCCATCACTGCCCTACTAGTCGGCACATCCTTGGCGCTCAGTGGACTTCAAATGCAAACCTTTTTCCGAAATCCATTGGCTGGCCCTTATGTTTTGGGTATCAGTTCTGGAGCAGGACTGGGCGTTGCCATCTTAATCTTAGGAGGTAGTGCATTCGGGTGGTCCTTAACCGGTAACGCTGGAAATTATCTCACTTGGGGTGTATGGGGAGTAATAATTTCAGGAAGCCTAGGTGCCATTACCGTTTTATTATTGATGAGTTTGACCGCCTGGAAAATCAAAGACAGCATGAGCCTACTGATCATTGGGCTCATGTTTGGCAGTGCCTCAGGAGCCGTGGTCAGCGTACTTTCCTATTTTGGAAATGCAGAGGACCTTAAATTGTTTACGATCTGGACGATGGGAAGCCTGGGAGGAATAAGTGGCAGCCAGTTATATATACTAAGCTTGGTCTGTCTTACAGGAATTATACCCGTATTGCTTATGGTAAAATCTTATAATGCCATGCTGATGGGAGAAAGATATGCCACCAGCATGGGAATCAACATAAAATCCCTCAGATGGACGATGATCATCAGTACAGGTATTTTGGCTGGTAGTGCAACCGCTTTCTGTGGCCCCATTGCATTTGTTGGCATCGCAGTGCCCCATTTGGCAAGAATGGTTTTCAGGACAGGAGATCATAAGATTCTATTCCCTGCCTCTGCATTAATAGGTGCTGCCTTTTTACTGGCAAGTGACGCCATCAGCCAGCTACCAGGCTCTGCTGAAACCCTCCCCATCAATGTGATCACTTCCCTTTTTGGGGCGCCATTAGTCATTTGGTTAATTTTAAAGAGAAACTTTAGCAGTGAATTTTGATGAAGGCTGAATCAACCATATTAGAGGGGAAGCTGGTAAGTATCGGTTATACCAAAAGGAATAGCACCAATATTTTAGCAG is from Echinicola marina and encodes:
- a CDS encoding nucleotidyltransferase substrate binding protein, encoding MKTQPITCEKYFEDFSSSLAELQEVIEEIKIRGINRKSEQHLHRSFELTHELALNTMTEYFKDQGRPPYSGSRDVTLDAFDEELIDDGKGWLDMIICRIKATSLYTEDIDKALTQNIIKSYIQLFENFEKHMKSILT
- a CDS encoding iron ABC transporter permease; this encodes MQSANKHTRLLLFSGSILVVCLFLVNIAVGSVHIPIEELLGGLLGNPMSKLSWATILFEYRIPKAITALLVGTSLALSGLQMQTFFRNPLAGPYVLGISSGAGLGVAILILGGSAFGWSLTGNAGNYLTWGVWGVIISGSLGAITVLLLMSLTAWKIKDSMSLLIIGLMFGSASGAVVSVLSYFGNAEDLKLFTIWTMGSLGGISGSQLYILSLVCLTGIIPVLLMVKSYNAMLMGERYATSMGINIKSLRWTMIISTGILAGSATAFCGPIAFVGIAVPHLARMVFRTGDHKILFPASALIGAAFLLASDAISQLPGSAETLPINVITSLFGAPLVIWLILKRNFSSEF
- a CDS encoding ABC transporter substrate-binding protein — its product is MSRSNSALIFILLLAFACSPKTSKNESPSLKEIQLDHAVGFKIFQGEGFKLIEVPHAFPGEHKPFSYLVKEAKDIQIPDKQFDAVIDADVQKIILTSTTQIPHLDRLGISDKLIAFPNLDLISSKKIRQHIAKEQVQELGGGAKFNIEKIIDLQPDLVVISTLGDNMKDLQLLSKAHIPNVINGDYLEQHPLGRAEWIKFTGALTGQLEKATELYNEVKSTYENLKKSIEMADLDSIPSVLSGNMYKDIWYAPSGNNWGAIFLKDAGSEYIFKEDLSSGSLQLSYEYVLDKGINADVWISTAEFTDLESMENADHRYTQFNAFQKGQVYTFSLTRGPTGGLEYFELGYSRPDIILKDLIKIFHPEQLPGYKPYFYQKLN